A portion of the Pseudopipra pipra isolate bDixPip1 chromosome 1, bDixPip1.hap1, whole genome shotgun sequence genome contains these proteins:
- the ICE1 gene encoding little elongation complex subunit 1 isoform X6, which produces MMPGETPPPAGTAAAAGACANCGVLQQNINEYVAALIALKQKMIDGDRLLTEYQQKCTELQFAEREISALRCQVEQMLQKILPLEKCQEELGSLKAELEEKKSSLKIYRESQLEYVKIKEEIVNSDAMRKKLETKVKKLEEAATKHTQEFRQLKTEKKRLEKELKKAQGKLDGVFKEKCRKVKHAETQSSREDLKTDIDKVKVKLLLEELWMCIDSATGKRENEENHPVLASLQDKTWSEKRRLTVTEDTLQIHQKIRKCDGKTLPWYSSVESTVKQNSLTAMQLQASTEPFGDDCVENRTIEECLHSSEDKNVDVIIQTGGEHSTSGFSDQEQKGSGGNVMEILNWARPLPALLSPVQLSPLTTQDMLFGEVTCSSDEEGDCSASAAEDILQEDQVQPLSCNVFSLNEECNRQSKSCEHGLDAEISLNLSWNEKNICISPTMSSKEEREAEIKLAEAATLITNMETNKDCLENSENMEAENREEATAHKLEDIKEQKRASENMYSEEGGSLANFMLQSSKPQNQMEKSSEQTKENVTLIRAVDNEGKHENHGELMKAERGGLLEERGSPRKVSVPQSVTHLPTEQCIVLQSEDSEEKSGMLMQNEVVENESKNVIKVTNTAGATEISAHCQCSEIKHDSEEILEKQHVQTVKDEVGRECEPETVKVSRHYLPISAIEGIRNLLSAFPKDEQFKSENMNVTRAPTIELAMKFNRGSVQKITESSELLHSTENGKLVGIKKGGCMKSKPHQEENCSNLSQGKSDLESILALPKRACIIDAGSSVAKCESSVLDFTEVKGEIKHSENLYSTLKCEQSKTQNFREFESQETQFKVNPEDFGEESSELLAREDSIETILVESNLTSQAQFAKPLNQFLITENIKCDEIKGELNMVTETCSSSFNSENNAVKKNNFSGIICQPALETDYKSGLAFSTQEDYLKNHFINNEETDSPVQVGIGLESTRSPDLNVSLLKVVGFVETNVTGKAAFSCTWENKGDTNCVMGSTFNCSSESLEESADILSAEKGNMCKELGCPERGYVQKNEVKIPDKEQTVDKEPQASVKSQILDANCYKKNAFLFQKFDCQESGCRTSTWEVRTDPSRTGSLLAGGESKELNSSEGSRENALKRCKNDFDMSEQSNDSEEKDCSIQKVRYVKCSKCGPMFRKELRASKRIAVGGLETGAIVDADYQLCELHSMMHPGNTFTVSHLKAGTMVDIDTCCEPNSSGDTAKEWSSVTGEGYPKDSASWKREFILVTSENTEGDNELIDSNIAGCINDSEESLLKAVTSKESPVMPSASKNRLPLCKMLTRFSENCRLTVKTSKLNTRVLALGNFLEGNDSAKLQSNVEEGLLHSVDMGVSVFEEYNNNHASCNIRENNTDVIIDSSSRKKIFLNYLPNPALSDVRCSCQTFRQPSEPQKTVFEKLCMLESDSCALKKSNKFKCQEQEPSEVSTVSTKTAAQVMHTKLSKRLFKSKRKTRTLEVTQPVLANADTSMPTKCSSEMINKIRQEIGPPLPPLLLPLISSPPKTAGIMSPVMSSTGQSSLLSPLDGLISPLHDTPVLPLISPLTDTPTVKSALLFSPPSPSEVAVGRRICSSPLKFCTSIPKHALPVPGRFPLFAADSASPGAPQENSVKILDTMYPELSARARTLNILKGNIQLNRCALSDSQSLPGPVSQICGFKAIASTSTAFVKTGSNLKSDNSKDEDKDVQNQQLFSNSSNRLEKRTLLQVSMPRSAKRLRLDSEPPKLEPNDTAAIRNTKNTISEMQKAFHGKSSEISDSSHSSSLEASLPVKKVIDPDCQKVSLALKKVAESCFDLLPVIKGHMYVGNISKIPIMRNEEKEVVYEFGIKNKHLAESLLHVILNKLKGQKNATNYNYSQALCRVYAGICQQLGDLERARLFCYSLLKEDFPDSEKMILFITNVWPDILVSQGAVNKAMQLVVRQSASNEMLTCLSAYLNWEQSSSLDAGIMVSNLLLEMQSCTKVEFQLSEHYGEDLSEDAWQYIFAVDLLCSHLKWDWTHDNVISKVLWPSMDNWVKKRKGQETAPSIRDSVIALTLRLIGRLGQIGLKEGYLAAVKNISSVIGLFVQHAKEEGVPWGVQLAAIYSLCDLGSSNPEGIVEAVHAWRATVLSNIPSAVISGIAEITSLCEMELN; this is translated from the exons GAGAAAGAAACTGGAAACAAAAGTGAAGAAGCTTGAAG AGGCTGCAACAAAGCATACACAGGAGTTCAGACAACTgaaaactgagaagaaaaggcttGAAAAGGAGCTTAAAAAGGCACAA GGAAAACTTGATGgtgtatttaaagaaaagtgCAGAAAAG TTAAGCATGCAGAGACCCAGAGTTCAAGGGAAGATCTTAAAACAGATATAGACAAAG taaaaGTGAAGCTCTTGTTAGAAGAACTCTGGATGTGCATTGACAGTGcaacaggaaaaagagagaatgagGAAAATCATCCTGTCTTGG cttctcttcAGGATAAGACATGGTCTGAAAAAAGAAGACTGACTGTCACAGAAG aCACTTTACAAATCCACCAAAAGATCAGGAAGTGTGATGGCAAAACACTACCTTGGTATTCTTCAGTGGAAAGTACTGTAAAGCAAAATTCTCTAACAGCCATGCAACTTCAAGCGAGTACTGAGCCTTTTGGAGATGATTGTGTTGAGAACAGAACTATTGAAGAATGTCTGCATAGCAGTGAGGATAAAAATGTTGATGTGATAATACAGACAGGTGGGGAGCACAGCACTTCAGGCTTCTCTGATCAGGAGCAAAAGGGCTCAGGTGGAAATGTGATGGAAATATTGAATTGGGCCAGGCCTCTCCCTGCTTTACTTTCTCCAGTACAACTTTCACCACTGACTACACAG GATATGTTGTTTGGAGAAGTCACTTGTTCCAGTGATGAAGAAGGTGATTGCAGTGCTTCTGCAGCAGAAGATATTTTACAAGAAGACCAAGTTCAGCCTCTGAGTTGTAATGTATTCAGCCTCAATGAGGAGTGCAACAGACAGAGTAAATCATGTGAGCATGGTCTTGATGCAGAAATCTCACTTAATCTGAGTTGGAATGAAAAGAACATTTGTATCAGTCCAACGATGTCAAgcaaagaggagagagaggctGAAATAAAGCTAGCTGAAGCTGCTACTTTAATTACAAACATGGAAACTAACAAAGATTGTTTGGAGAATTCTGAGAATATGGAAGCTGAGAACAGAGAAGAAGCAACAGCACACAAACTGGAAGAcattaaagaacagaaaagagcTAGTGAGAACATGTACAGTGAAGAGGGAGGTTCTTTAGCTAATTTTATGTTACAAAGTTCCAAGCCTCAGAATCAGATGGAAAAAAGTAGTGAGCAAACAAAAGAGAATGTAACCTTAATCAGAGCTGTTGATAATGAGGGTAAACATGAAAATCATGGTGAATTAATGAAAGCAGAAAGAGGTGGATTATTAGAAGAGAGAGGAAGTCCCAGGAAAGTATCTGTTCCACAAAGTGTAACTCATTTGCCAACTGAGCAATGCATTGTGCTTCAAAGTGAAGATTCTGAGGAGAAATCTGGTATGTTGATGCAGAATGAAGTTGTTGAAAATGAATCAAAAAATGTAATCAAAGTAACTAATACGGCTGGAGCTACTGAGATCTCTGCACACTGTCAGTgctctgaaataaaacatgaCAGTGAAGAGATACTGGAGAAACAACATGTGCAAACAGTAAAAGATGAAGTGGGCAGAGAATGTGAACCAGAGACTGTTAAAGTCTCTAGGCATTACTTACCTATATCTGCTATTGAAGGAATCAGAAATTTATTGTCAGCCTTTCCAAAAGATGAACAGTTTAAAAGTGAAAACATGAATGTAACCAGAGCTCCAACTATTGAACTAGCCATGAAATTTAACAgaggaagtgttcaaaaaataaCTGAATCATCAGAGTTACTGCATAGtacagaaaatggaaagttAGTAGGCATAAAGAAGGGGGGATGTATGAAAAGCAAACCACATCAGGAAGAAAATTGTAGTAATTTATCTCAAGGGAAGTCAGACTTGGAAAGTATACTTGCACTACCAAAGAGAGCATGCATTATTGATGCAGGAAGCAGTGTAGCTAAGTGTGAATCCTCTGTGTTAGATTTTACAGAAGTGAAAGGTGAAATAAAACACTCTGAAAACTTGTATAGTACGTTAAAATGTGAGCAGTCCAAAACTCAAAACTTTAGGGAGTTTGAATCTCAAGAGACTCAATTCAAAGTTAATCCAGAAGATTTTGGAGAGGAAAGCAGTGAGCTGTTAGCAAGAGAAGATTCTATTGAAACTATCTTAGTAGAAAGTAATCTTACTTCTCAGGCACAGTTTGCAAAACCTCTCAATCAGTTCTTgataactgaaaatattaaatgtgatgaaataaaaggggaattaaatATGGTGACTGAGACTTGCTCCAGTTCATTTAACTCTGAAAATAAtgctgtgaagaaaaataatttttcagggATCATCTGCCAGCCTGCTTTGGAAACGGATTATAAAAGTGGCTTGGCTTTTTCTACTCAAGAGGACTACTTGAAGAATCACTTTATAAATAATGAAGAAACAGATTCTCCTGTGCAAGTAGGAATTGGCTTGGAATCCACAAGGTCTCCTGATCTAAACGTCAGTCTTCTGAaagttgttggttttgttgaaACTAATGTCACAGGAAAGGCTGCTTTTTCCTGTACATGGGAAAACAAGGGAGATACAAATTGTGTTATGGGTAGTACATTTAACTGTTCTTCAGAAAGCTTGGAAGAGAGTGCTGATATCCTGTCTGCTGAAAAAGGCAACATGTGCAAAGAACTGGGCTGCCCTGAGAGGGGATATGTACAAAAAAACGAAGTGAAAATTCCAGATAAGGAGCAAACAGTAGATAAAGAACCTCAGGCATCTGTTAAATCACAGATATTGGATGCAAACTGTTATAAGAAGAAtgcttttctcttccaaaaGTTTGATTGTCAAGAATCAGGATGCAGGACTTCTACATGGGAGGTTAGAACAGATCCTTCTAGAACTGGTTCACTGTTAGCTGGGGGAGAAAGCAAAGAACTGAATAGTTCTGAGGGATCTAGGGAAAATGCCCTTAAAAGGTGTAAAAATGATTTTGATatgtcagagcagagcaatgACTCTGAAGAGAAAGACTGTTCTATACAAAAAGTTAGGTATGTGAAATGTTCTAAATGTGGTCCCATGTTCAGAAAGGAACTGAGAGCTTCCAAGAGAATTGCAGTGGGTGGTCTGGAAACTGGTGCAATTGTTGATGCTGATTACCAACTTTGTGAACTTCATTCAATGATGCACCCAGGAAATACTTTTACAGTTAGTCATCTAAAAGCAGGCACTATGGTGGATATAGATACATGCTGTGAACCAAACAGCTCTGGAGATACTGCAAAGGAGTGGTCAAGTGTGACTGGGGAGGGTTATCCTAAAGACTCAGCCTCTTGGAAAAGGGAGTTTATATTAGTAACCTCTGAAAATACTGAGGGTGATAATGAACTCATAGATTCTAACATTGCTGGATGCATCAATGACAGTGAGGAAAGTCTTTTAAAAGCTGTGACATCAAAAGAAAGCCCTGTGATGCCAAGTGCTTCAAAAAATAGGTTACCACTATGCAAGATGTTAACTAGATTCTCAGAAAATTGCAGGCTGACTGTAAAAACCAGTAAATTAAATACAAGAGTGTTAGCACTTGGTAATTTCTTAGAAGGAAATGATTCTGCAAAACTGCAGTCAAATGTGGAAGAAGGTCTACTACACAGTGTTGATATGGGGGTCTCAGTGTTTGAAGAATATAATAATAATCACGCCTCTTGCAACATAAGAGAAAACAACACTGATGTTATCATAGATAGTagtagtagaaaaaaaattttcctcaACTATCTTCCAAATCCAGCCCTATCTGATGTTAGGTGCAGTTGTCAGACATTTAGGCAGCCCTCTGAGCCACAAAAGACAGTATTTGAGAAGTTATGCATGTTGGAATCAGATTCTTGTGCTCTCAAAAAGAGCAATAAATTTAAGTGCCAAGAGCAAGAACCATCTGAAGTCTCTACTGTTTCTACCAAGACAGCTGCCCAAGTAATGCATACCAAGCTATCAAAGAGACTGtttaaaagtaaaagaaaaacaaggactcTCGAAGTTACTCAGCCAGTTCTTGCAAATGCTGATACTTCTATGCCAACAAAATGCTCATCTGAGATGATAAATAAAATTAGGCAAGAGATAGGTCCTCCTCTGCCCCCCTTGCTACTGCCTTTGATTTCCAGTCCTCCTAAAACTGCTGGTATCATGTCCCCAGTAATGTCTTCTACAGGTCAATCCTCTTTGCTCTCCCCTCTTGATGGCCTGATATCCCCACTACATGACACTCCTGTTCTTCCTCTCATTTCTCCATTAACAGATACTCCAACAGtaaaatctgctcttttattttctcctccctcACCCTCAGAAGTGGCAGTAGGTAGAAGGATTTGCTCCTCACCTTTGAAATTTTGTACTTCCATTCCAAAGCACGCACTTCCCGTTCCAGGAAGATTTCCTCTGTTTGCAGCTGATAGTGCTAGTCCAGGTGCTCCTCAAGAGAACTCTGTGAAAATATTGGACACTATGTATCCAGAGCTGTCTGCAAGGGCAAGGACACTAAACATTCTGAAAGGCAATATTCAACTTAACCGATGTGCTTTGTCAGACAGCCAAAGTTTGCCAGGACCTGTGTCTCAAATATGCGGATTCAAAGCAATTGCATCTACATCAACTGCTTTTGTTAAAACTGGGAGCAATTTGAAATCTGATAATAGCAAAGATGAAGACAAAGATGTGCAAAATCAGCAATTGTTTTCAAATTCATCAAATCGTCTTGAAAAAAGGACACTATTGCAGGTATCTATGCCAAGAAGTGCCAAGAGACTGAGGTTGGATAGTGAACCACCAAAGCTGGAGCCCAATGATACTGCGGCTATcagaaatactaaaaatacaatctctgaaatgcagaaggctTTCCATGGTAAAAGCAGTGAAATTAGCGATTCATCACACAGTTCCAGTTTAGAAGCATCACTACCAGTAAAGAAGGTTATTGATCCTGACTGCCAGAAAGTTTCTTTGGCATTAAAGAAAGTTGCTGAGTCCTGTTTTGACTTGTTACCAGTTATTAAAGGACACATGTATGTTGGCAATATCTCAAAGATTCCAATAATGagaaatgaagagaaagaagttGTCTATGAATTTGGTATAAAAAACAAG CATTTAGCAGAGTCCTTGCTGCATGTTATTCTCAATAAACTCAAGGGTCAGAAGAATGCCACAAATTACAACTACAGTCAGGCTCTGTGTCGAGTCTATGCAGGAATTTGTCAACAGTTGGGAGATTTGGAAAGAGCTCGCCTTTTCTGCTATAGCCTACTTAAAGAAG acTTTCCAGACTCAGAaaaaatgattttatttatCACAAATGTATGGCCTGACATCCTTGTCTCCCAAGGTGCAGTTAACAAAGCTATGCAATTAGTTGTCAGGCAGAGTGCAAGCAATGAGATGCTGACCTGTTTGAGTGCTTACCTCAACTGGGAACAG AGTTCCTCTTTAGATGCTGGTATTATGGTCTCAAACCTGCTTTTAGAAATGCAGTCATGTACAAAAGTAGAATTTCAATTGAGTGAGCACTATGGAGAAGATCTGAGTGAAGATGCTTGGCAGTACATATTTGCTGTTGATCTACTCTGCTCTCACCTGAAGTGGGATTGGACACATGACAATGTTATAAG CAAAGTGCTTTGGCCTTCTATGGATAATTGGGTAAAGAAGAGAAAGGGGCAGGAAACTGCTCCGTCCATTCGTGATAGTGTTATAGCACTGACACTCAGGCTAATTG gtcGATTGGGCCAAATAGGTTTGAAGGAAGGATATCTTGCTGCAGTGAAGAATATTAGTTCTGTAATTGGACTGTTTGTACAGCATGCAAAAGAGGAAG GTGTTCCCTGGGGTGTGCAGCTGGCAGCCATATATTCACTGTGTGACTTGGGTTCAAGCAATCCAGAAGGTATTGTTGAGGCCGTCCATGCTTGGAGAGCAACAGTTCTTAGCAACATCCCTTCTGCTGTCATAAGTGGCATAGCTGAAATCACTTCTCTATGTGAAATGGAGCTAAACTAA